A single window of Flavobacterium sp. 140616W15 DNA harbors:
- a CDS encoding universal stress protein, translating into MISPFTIIAATNFSDIANNAVAYAAGLAKATNAKLVLFNSFSLGLHSSNAHITAEAMQKQIEKATEKLENFGKEISKLYAIEVSCFCKYSFLEDQLSSIIEDTKAELVVMGMAERSFEQELLGNSTTAVIKNLNIPVLAVPRNAHFQKIQKILYACDTLSFSSIERFSWLKDIVGNLGAELEFFSVDEKIDSLKQQQGEQLLNSSLEEAFKEVKYIYKTVKSNAVIDEIKKEIKNYNADVLVMVPQRYGFWDSLVHKSKTRIMAAGLDIPLLSFPNL; encoded by the coding sequence ATGATCTCACCATTTACTATTATTGCAGCTACAAATTTTTCTGATATAGCAAATAACGCTGTTGCTTATGCCGCGGGACTTGCAAAAGCTACAAATGCCAAGCTTGTTTTGTTTAATTCTTTTTCTTTGGGGTTACACAGCTCTAATGCTCATATTACAGCCGAAGCAATGCAAAAGCAAATAGAGAAAGCTACTGAAAAACTAGAAAATTTTGGAAAAGAAATTTCAAAGCTTTATGCTATTGAAGTAAGTTGTTTCTGTAAGTATTCTTTTTTAGAAGATCAGCTTTCATCGATAATTGAAGATACTAAAGCTGAGCTAGTAGTTATGGGGATGGCAGAACGCTCTTTTGAACAGGAATTATTAGGTAATTCGACAACAGCAGTAATAAAAAATTTAAATATACCTGTATTAGCAGTTCCTAGAAATGCTCATTTTCAGAAGATACAGAAAATACTCTATGCTTGTGATACTTTAAGTTTCTCTTCGATAGAAAGATTTAGTTGGTTAAAAGATATTGTAGGTAACCTTGGTGCCGAGCTAGAGTTTTTTAGTGTAGATGAAAAAATAGATAGTCTTAAGCAACAGCAGGGAGAACAATTATTGAATTCGTCACTTGAAGAAGCGTTTAAAGAAGTTAAATACATTTATAAAACAGTTAAGTCTAATGCTGTAATTGATGAGATTAAGAAAGAAATCAAGAATTATAATGCAGATGTTTTAGTAATGGTACCACAAAGGTATGGTTTTTGGGATTCTTTGGTACATAAAAGTAAAACCAGAATTATGGCTGCAGGTTTAGATATACCATTATTGTCTTTTCCAAATCTCTGA
- a CDS encoding YheT family hydrolase: MPLIEQSHYDFPSIMHRNRHFSTIYAAMFKRFPIPDYKREKHELVDGDFINIDFIINSPDKAIILCHGLEGDSRRTYNNSCADYFQKKGFSVFAWNNRSCGGEMNRLPRLYHHGAIDDLDAVVQYVLQRGFSEVYLIGFSMGGVQLLNYFGWSNIDKRIKAGVSISVPTHIATSAAVLKQGFNKLYLKNFTIDIVKKLKYKAVQFPDLINKDQIDKITSFDEVDHYFTAPLHGFASREEYYQRVSPEFSLQNITTPILIINALDDPFLGERCYPKTIVRDSSYVYLETPKYGGHCAFPLRNSEYSYAEKRAYEFFNSSFDFQNRL; the protein is encoded by the coding sequence ATGCCATTAATTGAACAATCTCATTATGATTTCCCTTCTATTATGCATAGAAATAGGCATTTTTCTACTATTTATGCAGCTATGTTTAAGCGATTTCCTATACCAGATTACAAGAGAGAAAAACATGAATTAGTCGATGGAGATTTTATTAATATCGATTTTATTATAAATAGTCCCGATAAAGCTATTATTTTATGTCATGGGCTTGAGGGTGATTCACGCAGGACTTATAATAATAGTTGTGCTGATTATTTTCAGAAGAAAGGATTTTCAGTATTTGCTTGGAATAACCGAAGTTGTGGAGGAGAAATGAATCGCTTGCCCAGACTTTATCATCATGGTGCTATAGATGATTTAGATGCTGTGGTTCAATATGTTTTACAAAGAGGGTTTAGCGAAGTTTATTTAATTGGATTTTCAATGGGGGGCGTTCAGCTCTTAAATTATTTTGGATGGTCAAATATAGATAAGCGTATTAAGGCAGGAGTTTCTATTTCTGTACCAACACATATTGCAACAAGTGCCGCGGTTCTTAAGCAAGGTTTTAATAAATTGTATTTAAAGAATTTTACTATTGATATTGTAAAAAAACTTAAATACAAAGCAGTGCAGTTTCCTGATTTGATAAATAAAGATCAGATCGACAAAATTACTTCTTTTGACGAAGTTGATCATTACTTTACGGCTCCCTTGCATGGTTTTGCAAGTCGTGAGGAGTATTATCAACGTGTTTCTCCCGAATTTTCGTTACAAAACATTACGACACCAATTTTGATTATTAATGCTTTAGATGATCCTTTTTTGGGCGAAAGATGTTATCCTAAAACTATTGTACGAGATAGTAGTTATGTTTATCTTGAAACTCCAAAATATGGAGGACATTGTGCATTTCCTCTTCGTAATTCAGAGTATTCTTATGCAGAGAAAAGAGCTTACGAATTTTTTAATTCTAGTTTTGATTTTCAAAATCGTTTGTAA
- a CDS encoding sensor histidine kinase, producing the protein MNQNAQNKKKGKNFFYKYYRIIVIPVVFLVYLSSYFVLNPFRNFDEGSFLDLDWTHDVFLILVYCAILTEISLFVGRTLNHWISWEQNPIFRAFAQFLFLIIGNIFLNYLFSFLWQFFYPEIPLKESELLIIWQSYLMAAILSLFISFIHTSIFLLNRWRVTSEEAAELKIRASQLQEAVTRSELESLKLQLDPHFTFNNFSTLTELIHEDPLSAASFLENITKVYRYMISNLNKDTITVREEIEFLNAYFYLLKKRLGEKVELKLQVNATTLDLHLPPLTLQLLVENAVKHNVATLSNPLIISIYSDVGDVVVRNNLQPTSGKSFVSTGVGNKNIEFRYKILSDRMPVFSESNGFYCVRLPLI; encoded by the coding sequence ATGAATCAAAATGCACAAAACAAAAAGAAGGGAAAGAATTTTTTCTATAAATACTATAGGATTATTGTAATACCAGTCGTTTTTCTTGTGTATTTATCGTCTTATTTTGTTTTAAATCCTTTTAGAAATTTTGATGAAGGTTCTTTTTTGGATTTAGATTGGACTCATGATGTGTTCTTAATTTTAGTGTATTGTGCTATTCTGACCGAAATAAGTCTTTTTGTAGGACGTACTCTAAATCACTGGATTAGTTGGGAACAAAACCCTATTTTTAGAGCCTTCGCACAATTTTTGTTTCTTATTATAGGTAACATTTTTTTAAATTATTTGTTCTCTTTTTTGTGGCAATTTTTTTATCCTGAGATACCGCTAAAAGAAAGTGAACTTCTTATTATATGGCAATCTTATTTGATGGCAGCTATATTGTCACTTTTTATAAGTTTTATCCATACCAGTATTTTTTTACTGAATCGATGGCGAGTAACTTCTGAGGAAGCTGCAGAGCTTAAAATTAGAGCTTCTCAGCTTCAGGAAGCTGTAACCCGATCTGAATTAGAATCTTTAAAATTACAGCTTGACCCTCATTTTACTTTTAATAATTTTAGTACTCTTACCGAATTAATTCATGAGGATCCATTATCAGCAGCATCGTTTTTAGAAAATATCACAAAGGTTTATCGTTATATGATCTCTAATCTAAATAAGGATACTATTACGGTAAGAGAAGAGATTGAATTTTTAAATGCTTATTTTTATCTTTTAAAGAAACGTCTAGGCGAGAAGGTGGAGTTAAAGCTACAAGTAAATGCGACGACTCTAGACCTTCATTTGCCACCTTTAACATTGCAATTACTAGTTGAAAACGCTGTGAAACATAATGTTGCGACTTTATCTAATCCGCTTATAATTTCTATTTATTCAGATGTTGGTGATGTTGTTGTAAGAAATAATTTGCAGCCTACATCTGGTAAAAGCTTTGTTTCTACAGGAGTTGGGAATAAAAATATTGAGTTTAGATATAAAATATTATCTGATCGTATGCCTGTTTTTTCGGAGTCTAATGGCTTTTATTGTGTTCGTTTGCCCTTAATATAA
- a CDS encoding MFS transporter, which produces MLNRYLGNFKNFPREIWILALITLVNRIGAVVVPFLSKYFKDELNLSYSQIGWVMVCFGIGSLFGTFFSGKLSDIFGAYKIMVFSLFSSGVILISLQFVKTFELLCFSIFLLTAVADMYRPAMMVSLNDYVSSDSRVRALSLLRMATNVGLVVGPVLGGLLIINSEYNTLFIVDGLTSIISVCLFVVFVKEKKLLYKLEMNAVGQDKFAPLKDFPFVMNWIIALITGYLYFQVFSIVPIYHKEAYHLSEFDSGMFLGFSGVVFILFELALVNFVQKNKITDLVAIMIGLVLIGASYLLLFLVHQPWVFWIFMLLMSFGNMLTFAFASSFVMNRSHKNLEGIFMSTFQMSYGFAHVFSSKTGLTIVQNFDYNTNWVFNYSLAFVTAFCTYLIFLVVKKEQKKVKEDIVVSFFKK; this is translated from the coding sequence ATGCTTAACCGTTATTTAGGGAATTTTAAAAATTTCCCAAGAGAAATATGGATTCTCGCCCTGATTACTTTAGTAAATAGAATAGGAGCCGTAGTTGTTCCTTTTTTGTCTAAATACTTTAAAGACGAATTAAATCTGAGCTATTCACAAATAGGTTGGGTTATGGTTTGTTTTGGTATTGGATCTTTATTTGGGACTTTTTTTAGCGGGAAATTATCTGATATTTTTGGAGCTTACAAGATTATGGTTTTTAGCTTGTTCTCCAGTGGTGTTATTCTTATTTCATTGCAATTTGTGAAAACTTTTGAGCTGTTATGCTTTTCTATTTTCCTTCTAACTGCAGTTGCTGATATGTATAGACCAGCAATGATGGTTAGTCTTAATGATTATGTGAGTAGTGATTCAAGAGTTCGAGCTTTATCATTATTGAGGATGGCAACGAATGTTGGTCTTGTTGTGGGGCCAGTTTTGGGAGGATTGTTAATTATAAATTCGGAATATAATACCTTATTTATTGTAGATGGTTTGACATCTATTATTTCTGTATGTCTTTTTGTAGTTTTTGTTAAAGAGAAAAAATTACTATATAAGCTTGAAATGAATGCAGTAGGTCAGGATAAATTTGCACCTCTAAAAGATTTTCCATTTGTAATGAATTGGATTATTGCTTTAATAACAGGATACCTGTATTTTCAGGTTTTTTCAATTGTACCTATTTATCATAAAGAAGCATATCATTTGTCTGAATTTGATAGCGGAATGTTTTTAGGTTTTAGTGGAGTTGTATTTATCTTATTTGAACTGGCTTTGGTCAACTTTGTTCAAAAGAATAAAATTACTGACTTGGTTGCTATCATGATAGGATTGGTATTAATTGGAGCTTCATATCTTTTATTGTTTTTAGTTCATCAACCATGGGTATTTTGGATTTTTATGCTTTTAATGTCTTTTGGTAACATGCTAACTTTTGCTTTTGCAAGTAGTTTTGTTATGAACAGAAGCCATAAAAATTTAGAAGGAATATTTATGTCGACTTTTCAAATGAGTTATGGTTTTGCTCATGTATTTAGTTCTAAAACAGGACTAACGATTGTTCAAAATTTCGATTATAATACAAACTGGGTATTTAATTATTCACTTGCATTTGTTACTGCTTTTTGTACTTATTTAATATTTTTAGTAGTTAAAAAAGAACAAAAAAAGGTAAAGGAAGACATTGTGGTTTCTTTCTTTAAGAAGTAA
- a CDS encoding glucose 1-dehydrogenase has protein sequence MDTSKFFDLKGKTAIITGGANGIGKACCEILAAYGANVVVSDYNLEDAKNTSKGINDNGGKSIAIYCDVTKDEALVDLVSQTVKEFGSIEILVNNVGGGGAGKESPYDITVDQFKKVYDMNVFSMWRLCQLVAPEMKKAGYGSIINMSSMASINTSPAISAYASSKAAINHMTRNLAYDFGPDNIRLNAIGPGATRTHALSTVLTPEIEKAMLKHTPIGRLGEAIDIAGAVLYFASPISSWTSGQVIFINGGGEQTLDM, from the coding sequence ATGGATACTTCGAAATTTTTTGACTTAAAAGGAAAGACCGCTATAATTACTGGTGGAGCAAACGGAATTGGAAAAGCATGTTGTGAGATACTTGCGGCTTATGGAGCAAATGTGGTCGTTTCGGATTACAATCTCGAAGATGCAAAAAACACTTCAAAAGGAATAAATGATAATGGCGGAAAATCTATTGCAATATATTGTGATGTTACAAAAGATGAAGCTTTGGTAGATCTTGTTAGTCAAACAGTAAAAGAATTTGGAAGTATAGAAATTTTGGTTAATAATGTTGGGGGTGGTGGTGCAGGAAAAGAAAGTCCATATGATATTACTGTAGATCAATTTAAAAAGGTGTATGATATGAATGTATTTAGTATGTGGAGATTATGCCAATTAGTAGCGCCAGAAATGAAAAAGGCAGGTTACGGTAGCATTATTAATATGTCATCAATGGCTTCTATAAATACTAGTCCAGCTATTAGCGCTTATGCTTCTTCAAAAGCGGCAATTAATCATATGACTAGAAATCTAGCTTATGATTTTGGTCCTGATAATATTAGGCTTAATGCTATTGGGCCGGGAGCGACAAGAACACACGCATTGAGTACAGTTTTAACACCAGAAATAGAAAAGGCAATGCTTAAACATACTCCAATTGGTAGATTAGGAGAAGCGATTGATATTGCAGGAGCGGTACTCTATTTTGCATCACCAATATCAAGTTGGACAAGTGGGCAGGTTATTTTTATCAATGGTGGCGGTGAGCAAACATTGGATATGTAA
- a CDS encoding 3-oxoacyl-ACP synthase III family protein, protein MNATITAIGGFVPTSILSNETISETVDTTVEWIEKRTGIKERRLATSKDQATSDLACAAIENLLQNYDVDRKEIDCVLLATTTPDHLLTPTASKVCEISRLTNAFGLDLNAACSGFLYALEMATTMIESGRYEKIIVVGADKMSSIVDYEDRNTCILFGDGAGAVLLEKTELGYGMMKSILRTDGSGTSSLLVPAGGSKFPATMNTIVNRDHYIKQEGAFVFKKAVESMSSVSQDVLASNDLSVEDIDWVVPHQANLRIINAVSESLNIEIEKVKVNIERYGNTTSATIPLCLWDFAADFSVGQNILITTFGAGFSWGATCIKWGVMRKRVPEKSSKNDSKSEYALVH, encoded by the coding sequence ATGAATGCAACAATTACGGCTATAGGTGGCTTTGTACCGACTTCTATACTTAGTAATGAAACAATATCTGAAACAGTTGACACAACTGTAGAATGGATTGAAAAAAGAACCGGAATAAAAGAACGTAGATTAGCTACTAGCAAAGACCAAGCAACCTCAGACCTTGCTTGTGCTGCAATTGAAAATTTATTACAAAACTATGATGTTGATCGAAAAGAAATAGACTGTGTATTGTTGGCAACAACAACTCCAGACCATCTTTTGACTCCAACAGCAAGTAAAGTATGTGAAATAAGCAGATTAACCAATGCGTTTGGGCTTGATCTTAATGCAGCCTGTAGTGGTTTTCTGTATGCCCTTGAAATGGCTACGACTATGATTGAAAGTGGTCGATATGAAAAAATTATTGTAGTTGGAGCTGATAAAATGAGCTCAATTGTAGATTATGAAGATCGCAATACCTGTATTCTTTTTGGTGACGGAGCAGGAGCAGTGCTACTAGAAAAAACAGAATTAGGATACGGAATGATGAAAAGTATTTTGCGTACTGATGGTAGCGGTACATCATCATTATTAGTACCTGCTGGCGGATCTAAGTTTCCTGCTACGATGAATACTATAGTGAATCGAGATCATTATATTAAGCAAGAAGGTGCATTTGTATTTAAAAAAGCTGTTGAATCTATGAGCAGTGTTTCGCAAGATGTTCTTGCGAGTAATGATTTAAGTGTAGAAGACATTGACTGGGTTGTGCCACATCAGGCTAATTTAAGAATCATCAACGCAGTAAGCGAAAGTTTAAATATTGAAATAGAAAAAGTTAAAGTAAATATTGAACGATATGGTAATACAACATCAGCAACAATTCCGTTATGTCTTTGGGATTTTGCGGCTGATTTTTCAGTAGGTCAAAACATACTAATTACCACTTTTGGAGCTGGTTTTTCGTGGGGTGCAACCTGTATAAAATGGGGAGTTATGCGAAAACGTGTACCTGAAAAATCTTCAAAAAATGATTCAAAATCAGAATATGCCTTAGTGCATTAA
- a CDS encoding IS1595 family transposase, protein MFNTNIKSVLELIKTFPNEQTCIEYLEQIRWDGKPVSPFDENSKVYKCKDNKYKCKNTGKYFNVRTNTMFDNTKMELQKWFLAIWLVTAHKKGIASTQLARDIDITQKSAWFMLQRIRACFGIENYNELEGTVECDESFYGGKNINRHKDKKVEKCQGRSFKDKTPILGMLQRGGKLNCFVVRDTTKKSIQPLVRKYVNSGTRLISDEWHGYRGLNNMYEHNIVNHAKKEYVNLNDSTLHSNTIESSWKIMKNSLRDMYNFVSRKHLQLYVDEHVYRYNMRKLQDSDKFNWLILNSGIRTKYKDLING, encoded by the coding sequence ATGTTCAATACTAATATCAAATCCGTTTTAGAACTTATCAAGACTTTCCCCAATGAACAAACTTGCATTGAGTACCTTGAACAAATAAGATGGGATGGGAAACCAGTAAGTCCTTTTGATGAAAATTCGAAAGTGTATAAATGTAAAGACAATAAATACAAGTGCAAAAACACAGGTAAATATTTTAATGTTCGCACAAATACAATGTTTGATAATACGAAGATGGAATTACAAAAATGGTTCTTAGCTATTTGGTTAGTAACTGCTCATAAGAAAGGAATTGCATCAACACAATTAGCAAGAGATATAGATATTACTCAAAAGTCGGCTTGGTTTATGTTGCAAAGAATTAGAGCCTGTTTTGGAATTGAAAACTATAATGAATTAGAAGGAACAGTCGAATGTGATGAGAGTTTCTATGGTGGAAAAAATATTAACAGGCACAAAGATAAAAAAGTAGAAAAGTGCCAAGGAAGAAGCTTTAAAGACAAAACACCAATATTGGGTATGTTACAGCGAGGTGGAAAACTAAACTGTTTTGTTGTTAGAGATACTACAAAGAAATCTATTCAACCACTAGTTAGAAAATATGTAAATTCGGGAACAAGACTTATATCAGATGAATGGCACGGATATAGAGGATTAAATAACATGTATGAACATAACATAGTAAATCACGCCAAAAAAGAATATGTAAATCTAAACGATTCTACATTACATTCTAACACAATAGAATCTTCTTGGAAAATAATGAAGAATTCTTTACGAGATATGTATAACTTTGTATCTAGAAAACATTTACAGTTATATGTTGATGAACATGTTTACAGATATAACATGAGAAAGTTACAAGACAGTGATAAATTCAATTGGTTAATATTGAATTCGGGAATAAGAACAAAATATAAAGATTTAATAAATGGATAA
- a CDS encoding PAS domain-containing protein: MDKKCPTPIDQAVEWDTTQTIVSKADLYGNIEYVNETFSEVSGYDESELVGQAHNIIRHPDMPKVIFKVLWDNISKGKKFHGIVKNLAKSGKYYWVITDFDYIVSDDAKILKYIARRKAISPGVIEKVEDLYKKLSKIEQVSGVDGSEKYLIGYLEDHNLDYVELITKLMMDDLNEQVETESSTEEIEETKKSFFSRFFGN, from the coding sequence ATGGATAAAAAATGTCCAACCCCAATTGATCAAGCCGTTGAATGGGATACTACTCAAACTATTGTGAGTAAAGCCGATTTATATGGAAATATAGAATATGTAAATGAGACTTTTTCGGAAGTTTCAGGATATGATGAATCTGAATTGGTTGGTCAGGCACATAATATTATCCGCCACCCTGATATGCCAAAAGTGATTTTTAAAGTCTTATGGGATAATATATCAAAAGGGAAAAAATTTCATGGTATCGTTAAAAACTTAGCCAAATCAGGAAAGTATTACTGGGTAATTACAGATTTTGATTATATAGTAAGTGATGATGCAAAAATTTTAAAGTATATCGCTCGTCGTAAAGCTATTTCTCCTGGAGTAATAGAAAAAGTGGAAGACTTATATAAAAAATTATCCAAAATTGAGCAAGTAAGCGGAGTAGATGGAAGTGAAAAATACTTAATTGGTTATCTTGAAGATCATAATCTTGATTATGTAGAATTGATTACAAAATTAATGATGGATGATTTGAATGAACAAGTTGAGACAGAATCTTCTACTGAAGAAATAGAAGAAACTAAAAAAAGTTTTTTCAGTAGGTTTTTTGGTAACTAA
- a CDS encoding exopolyphosphatase — protein sequence MKNLKLYFTLFLLIFITPILFSQVNIFAGIEIGSKGIKMSVIDVHNIKKGNIDVKSYWTENVAIAKGISIDGNMTEENIDKAVTIISNNYNKFKNEMKVSDDNIFIVGSSGVAMAQNTQLLIDKVKAATGKEVEFIEAHMEGKMLLKGCIPPVDYKNSIILDIGGGNTKGGYVDVVNNDTFVFFPLSLNYGSVTLTETIMKKTNSDDLGEYNSRSFTFLPVLREQVNAMYKSKPQALNKEKIYMSGGAVWAFYTLYKGVTKEAFNQFKLEDVINYDAILKNNFKKFEDLAKTDEEIAKVLKTYSQKYLISGSNILLVCLEAVPEVDKKKLYFAKEGQIAWLVSYITDRSKKVKKIY from the coding sequence ATGAAAAATCTAAAATTATATTTTACACTATTTCTTTTAATTTTTATTACTCCAATACTTTTTTCACAAGTAAATATTTTTGCTGGAATTGAAATTGGAAGTAAAGGAATAAAAATGTCCGTTATTGATGTTCATAATATCAAAAAAGGAAATATTGACGTCAAATCATATTGGACAGAAAATGTTGCTATAGCAAAAGGTATTTCCATTGATGGAAATATGACTGAAGAAAATATAGATAAAGCTGTTACAATCATTAGTAATAATTATAATAAATTCAAGAATGAGATGAAAGTCTCTGATGATAATATTTTTATAGTAGGTTCTTCTGGTGTTGCTATGGCGCAAAATACACAACTTCTTATTGATAAAGTAAAAGCAGCTACAGGAAAAGAAGTTGAGTTCATAGAAGCTCATATGGAAGGGAAAATGCTTTTAAAAGGGTGTATTCCTCCAGTTGATTATAAAAACTCAATAATCTTAGATATTGGTGGAGGAAATACTAAAGGAGGTTATGTAGATGTAGTTAACAATGATACTTTTGTTTTCTTTCCGTTAAGCTTAAACTATGGAAGTGTAACTCTTACGGAAACCATAATGAAAAAAACGAATAGTGATGATTTAGGAGAATATAATTCACGCTCATTTACTTTTTTACCTGTACTAAGAGAACAAGTAAATGCGATGTACAAATCAAAACCTCAGGCTTTAAATAAAGAAAAAATTTATATGTCTGGTGGGGCTGTTTGGGCTTTTTATACGTTATATAAAGGGGTGACTAAAGAGGCGTTTAATCAGTTTAAGTTAGAAGATGTTATTAACTACGATGCGATCTTGAAAAATAATTTCAAAAAATTTGAAGATCTGGCAAAAACAGATGAAGAAATCGCAAAAGTATTAAAAACATATTCGCAAAAATATTTGATTTCTGGTAGTAACATCTTATTGGTTTGTTTAGAAGCGGTACCTGAGGTTGACAAGAAAAAGCTATATTTTGCAAAAGAAGGACAAATTGCATGGTTGGTATCATACATTACAGATCGTTCTAAAAAAGTAAAGAAAATTTATTAA
- a CDS encoding LytTR family DNA-binding domain-containing protein — protein MKILIVEDEIINANRLKRLLEELEPDCEILDIIDTVQGTITWLNTNVMPDLITMDIRLADGISFSIFEEVKITCPIIFTTAYDEYAVRAFKVNSIDYLMKPIEKTELQDALTKFKSLARAKNNNEDITGILKRFINKPSFRLRFLVTYRDGYKSVDVTDIDFIYSEFKTSHLFLKNGTIIAIPQTMEELEEELDPDIFFRANRQFFIRVESIKSISNYFNAKLKIQLYGDSEREVIISREKAPFFKQWMDR, from the coding sequence ATGAAAATTTTAATTGTAGAAGATGAAATTATCAATGCCAATCGTCTTAAAAGGCTATTGGAGGAATTGGAACCTGACTGTGAAATTCTAGACATTATAGATACAGTTCAAGGTACAATAACATGGTTAAATACTAATGTTATGCCCGATTTAATTACGATGGATATTCGTCTGGCAGATGGTATAAGTTTCTCTATTTTTGAAGAGGTGAAAATTACTTGCCCCATTATATTTACTACTGCTTATGATGAATATGCAGTGAGGGCTTTTAAGGTTAATAGTATTGATTATTTGATGAAACCGATTGAAAAAACGGAGCTTCAAGATGCTTTAACTAAATTTAAGTCTTTAGCTAGAGCTAAAAATAACAATGAAGATATTACAGGGATTCTAAAAAGATTTATCAATAAACCTTCTTTTAGATTACGCTTTTTAGTCACTTATCGTGATGGATATAAAAGTGTAGATGTTACTGATATTGATTTTATATACTCAGAATTTAAAACGTCACATCTTTTTCTTAAAAATGGTACCATTATAGCAATTCCCCAAACAATGGAAGAGCTTGAAGAAGAGCTTGATCCAGATATTTTTTTTAGAGCCAACAGGCAATTTTTTATACGAGTTGAAAGTATAAAATCTATTTCGAATTACTTTAATGCTAAGCTTAAAATACAACTTTACGGGGATTCTGAGCGTGAGGTGATTATAAGCCGAGAAAAAGCACCTTTTTTTAAACAGTGGATGGATCGCTAA